Proteins found in one Sardina pilchardus chromosome 11, fSarPil1.1, whole genome shotgun sequence genomic segment:
- the rgs14a gene encoding regulator of G-protein signaling 14a isoform X2 has translation MLLCDLVLHSLFTMLVRVLNRMVALQGVSKLLPRLKLLYRKLGEYRPNTTCVRKRSTASDSLTQAVSDGELNMSKLSGRGSSHSLGTSAVQSSDGAASQVVSWAVGFEKLLEDPTGVQYFTAFLKSEVSAENILFWQACEKFRLIPQSQEDELKKEARLIYDTYLTDTSFHAVNIDDTARVDEGDLERPTTAMFQKAQDQIFKLMKMDSYARFVRSPLYQGCMLACVEGRALPSLGNGKGSRECITPTSNRTKELDMRLTSSDSKANRRKRLEKRGSWGDVTFQRVALNRNESQISVKSTSSVELGYMHCRSENGRASLWDADLIASGGSRAGRPEKYCYVHLPDGTGSLVPTKPGYPLRDMLGGLCDKRGFPLKDVIIYLHGKDKQPLSLEQDSLVLSDQQVSLEVRVTLAVEVKSTGKTVGIVVKSSKTLRDALATLLQKHDIPPQDALVTMSGSQKPLKLNMSVFRLANKTICLDRVKGSVEGQRAAQATAPKGSPRTRKPYDMDGLLELLSRAQSSRVEDQRGLLRAEHLELPQFLQLSEEEQGAQVNGPGGQGEGEDGKAPSENAV, from the exons atgttattgtgtgattTGGTCTTACATAGTTTGTTTACTATGCTTGTTCGTGTTCTTAACAGAATGGTTGCTCTGCAAGGCGTCAGCAAACTCTTACCTCGCTTGAAACTACTGTACCGAAAACTTGGTGAATACAGACCAAACACTACTTGTGTCCGAAAAAGATCCACAGCTTCTGACTCTTTG ACCCAGGCTGTGTCGGATGGAG AGCTGAACATGTCCAAGTTGTCAGGCAGAGGCAGCAGCCACAGCCTCGGCACCTCGGCAGTCCAGAGCAGTGACGGTGCTGCCAGCCAAGTGGTCAGCTGGGCCGTGGGCTTTGAGAAGCTCCTGGAGGACCCGACGGGGGTTCAGTACTTCACG GCTTTTCTGAAGTCCGAAGTGAGTGCAGAGAACATCCTGTTTTGGCAAGCCTGCGAGAAGTTCCGGCTCATCCCACAGAGCCAGGAGGATGAG CTGAAGAAGGAAGCCCGTTTGATCTACGACACCTATCTCACAGACACTTCCTTTCATGCCGTCAACATCGATGACACGGCCCGCGTAGACGAGGGTGACCTGGAACGCCCAACAACGGCCATGTTTCAGAAAGCCCAAGACCAG ATCTTTAAGCTGATGAAGATGGACAGCTACGCACGCTTCGTCCGCTCGCCACTCTACCAGGGCTGCATGCTGGCCTGCGTTGAGGGGAGAGCGCTGCCCTCATTGGGCAACGGCAAGGGATCCCGAGAGTGCATCACGCCAACCAGCAACAGGACGAAG GAATTGGACATGCGACTGACCTCCTCGGACAGTAAGGCCaacaggaggaagaggctgGAGAAAAGAGGATCATGGGGAG ATGTAACCTTCCAACGTGTTGCCCTAAACCGGAACGAGTCCCAGATCTCGGTGAAGTCGACCAGTAGTGTAGAGCTGGGTTACATGCACTGTAGATCTGAG AATGGGCGAGCCAGTTTGTGGGATGCGGACCTGATCGCGAGTGGTGGCTCCCGTGCGGGGCGGCCAGAGAAGTACTGCTACGTCCACCTCCCAGATGGCACGGGGAGCCTGGTGCCCACCAAACCAGGGTACCCACTACGGGATATGCTGGGCGGACTCTGTGACAAACGGGGTTTCCCTCTCAAAGATGTAATCATCTACCTGCACGGCAAGGACAAG CAACCCTTGTCACTGGAACAGGACAGCTTGGTGCTGAGCGATCAGCAGGTGTCTCTGGAAGTCCGGGTGACGCTTGC GGTAGAGGTGAAGTCCACTGGTAAAACTGTGGGTATCGTTGTCAAGTCCAGCAAGACCTTGCGGGATGCTCTTGCTACCCTGTTACAAAAGCATGATATACCCCCCCAGGATGCCCTCGTCaccatg AGTGGATCACAGAAGCCACTGAAGCTAAACATGAGTGTCTTCCGCCTGGCCAACAAGACGATATGTCTGGACCGAGTCAAAG GGAGCGTTGAAGGCCAGAGGGCTGCGCAGGCTACAGCTCCGAAAGGCTCCCCGAGGACCAGGAAGCCCTACGACATGGACG gtctgctggagctgctgtccCGTGCCCAGAGCAGCCGTGTGGAGGACCAGCGGGGCCTGCTGAGGGCCGAGCATCTGGAGCTGCCTCAGTTCCTGCAGCTCtctgaggaggagcagggggcCCAAGTAAATGGACCAGGGGgccagggggagggggaggacggTAAGGCGCCCAGTGAGAATGCAGTTTAG
- the rgs14a gene encoding regulator of G-protein signaling 14a isoform X1, translated as MLLCDLVLHSLFTMLVRVLNRMVALQGVSKLLPRLKLLYRKLGEYRPNTTCVRKRSTASDSLTQAVSDGELNMSKLSGRGSSHSLGTSAVQSSDGAASQVVSWAVGFEKLLEDPTGVQYFTAFLKSEVSAENILFWQACEKFRLIPQSQEDELKKEARLIYDTYLTDTSFHAVNIDDTARVDEGDLERPTTAMFQKAQDQIFKLMKMDSYARFVRSPLYQGCMLACVEGRALPSLGNGKGSRECITPTSNRTKELDMRLTSSDSKANRRKRLEKRGSWGADVTFQRVALNRNESQISVKSTSSVELGYMHCRSENGRASLWDADLIASGGSRAGRPEKYCYVHLPDGTGSLVPTKPGYPLRDMLGGLCDKRGFPLKDVIIYLHGKDKQPLSLEQDSLVLSDQQVSLEVRVTLAVEVKSTGKTVGIVVKSSKTLRDALATLLQKHDIPPQDALVTMSGSQKPLKLNMSVFRLANKTICLDRVKGSVEGQRAAQATAPKGSPRTRKPYDMDGLLELLSRAQSSRVEDQRGLLRAEHLELPQFLQLSEEEQGAQVNGPGGQGEGEDGKAPSENAV; from the exons atgttattgtgtgattTGGTCTTACATAGTTTGTTTACTATGCTTGTTCGTGTTCTTAACAGAATGGTTGCTCTGCAAGGCGTCAGCAAACTCTTACCTCGCTTGAAACTACTGTACCGAAAACTTGGTGAATACAGACCAAACACTACTTGTGTCCGAAAAAGATCCACAGCTTCTGACTCTTTG ACCCAGGCTGTGTCGGATGGAG AGCTGAACATGTCCAAGTTGTCAGGCAGAGGCAGCAGCCACAGCCTCGGCACCTCGGCAGTCCAGAGCAGTGACGGTGCTGCCAGCCAAGTGGTCAGCTGGGCCGTGGGCTTTGAGAAGCTCCTGGAGGACCCGACGGGGGTTCAGTACTTCACG GCTTTTCTGAAGTCCGAAGTGAGTGCAGAGAACATCCTGTTTTGGCAAGCCTGCGAGAAGTTCCGGCTCATCCCACAGAGCCAGGAGGATGAG CTGAAGAAGGAAGCCCGTTTGATCTACGACACCTATCTCACAGACACTTCCTTTCATGCCGTCAACATCGATGACACGGCCCGCGTAGACGAGGGTGACCTGGAACGCCCAACAACGGCCATGTTTCAGAAAGCCCAAGACCAG ATCTTTAAGCTGATGAAGATGGACAGCTACGCACGCTTCGTCCGCTCGCCACTCTACCAGGGCTGCATGCTGGCCTGCGTTGAGGGGAGAGCGCTGCCCTCATTGGGCAACGGCAAGGGATCCCGAGAGTGCATCACGCCAACCAGCAACAGGACGAAG GAATTGGACATGCGACTGACCTCCTCGGACAGTAAGGCCaacaggaggaagaggctgGAGAAAAGAGGATCATGGGGAG CAGATGTAACCTTCCAACGTGTTGCCCTAAACCGGAACGAGTCCCAGATCTCGGTGAAGTCGACCAGTAGTGTAGAGCTGGGTTACATGCACTGTAGATCTGAG AATGGGCGAGCCAGTTTGTGGGATGCGGACCTGATCGCGAGTGGTGGCTCCCGTGCGGGGCGGCCAGAGAAGTACTGCTACGTCCACCTCCCAGATGGCACGGGGAGCCTGGTGCCCACCAAACCAGGGTACCCACTACGGGATATGCTGGGCGGACTCTGTGACAAACGGGGTTTCCCTCTCAAAGATGTAATCATCTACCTGCACGGCAAGGACAAG CAACCCTTGTCACTGGAACAGGACAGCTTGGTGCTGAGCGATCAGCAGGTGTCTCTGGAAGTCCGGGTGACGCTTGC GGTAGAGGTGAAGTCCACTGGTAAAACTGTGGGTATCGTTGTCAAGTCCAGCAAGACCTTGCGGGATGCTCTTGCTACCCTGTTACAAAAGCATGATATACCCCCCCAGGATGCCCTCGTCaccatg AGTGGATCACAGAAGCCACTGAAGCTAAACATGAGTGTCTTCCGCCTGGCCAACAAGACGATATGTCTGGACCGAGTCAAAG GGAGCGTTGAAGGCCAGAGGGCTGCGCAGGCTACAGCTCCGAAAGGCTCCCCGAGGACCAGGAAGCCCTACGACATGGACG gtctgctggagctgctgtccCGTGCCCAGAGCAGCCGTGTGGAGGACCAGCGGGGCCTGCTGAGGGCCGAGCATCTGGAGCTGCCTCAGTTCCTGCAGCTCtctgaggaggagcagggggcCCAAGTAAATGGACCAGGGGgccagggggagggggaggacggTAAGGCGCCCAGTGAGAATGCAGTTTAG
- the LOC134095145 gene encoding profilin-3-like isoform X2 — protein sequence MSNWADYIKAVLKDKLTEDAALVGFYNKAVLASKPGGFMAAISPPELEALMGRDRRNLLETGATVGGRRVLVIRDGMMGSETELRFADLRTKGADGMAITVVKTHKIMVFLMGKRGVPAGFIHKKACAIASYLKDNGV from the coding sequence ATGTCAAACTGGGCAGATTATATCAAAGCAGTGCTGAAGGACAAGCTGACAGAGGATGCAGCTTTGGTTGGTTTTTACAACAAAGCAGTGTTGGCCTCCAAGCCAGGAGGCTTCATGGCAGCCATCTCCCCCCCAGAGCTGGAGGCCCTGATGGGCAGAGATCGAAGGAATCTGCTGGAGACGGGAGCTACCGTCGGTGGACGGAGGGTCCTGGTCATCCGAGATGGCATGATGGGCAGCGAGACGGAACTTCGTTTTGCGGACCTTCGAACGAAAGGCGCTGATGGGATGGCCATCACAGTGGTGAAGACGCACAAGATTATGGTGTTCCTGATGGGGAAGCGGGGGGTGCCTGCTGGATTCATACACAAGAAGGCCTGTGCTATTGCATCCTATCTAAAGGACAACGGGGTATGA
- the rgs14a gene encoding regulator of G-protein signaling 14a isoform X4, whose protein sequence is MSKSMKSLELPPGHMTQAVSDGELNMSKLSGRGSSHSLGTSAVQSSDGAASQVVSWAVGFEKLLEDPTGVQYFTAFLKSEVSAENILFWQACEKFRLIPQSQEDELKKEARLIYDTYLTDTSFHAVNIDDTARVDEGDLERPTTAMFQKAQDQIFKLMKMDSYARFVRSPLYQGCMLACVEGRALPSLGNGKGSRECITPTSNRTKELDMRLTSSDSKANRRKRLEKRGSWGADVTFQRVALNRNESQISVKSTSSVELGYMHCRSENGRASLWDADLIASGGSRAGRPEKYCYVHLPDGTGSLVPTKPGYPLRDMLGGLCDKRGFPLKDVIIYLHGKDKQPLSLEQDSLVLSDQQVSLEVRVTLAVEVKSTGKTVGIVVKSSKTLRDALATLLQKHDIPPQDALVTMSGSQKPLKLNMSVFRLANKTICLDRVKGSVEGQRAAQATAPKGSPRTRKPYDMDGLLELLSRAQSSRVEDQRGLLRAEHLELPQFLQLSEEEQGAQVNGPGGQGEGEDGKAPSENAV, encoded by the exons ATGTCAAAGAGCATGAAAAGCCTTGAACTTCCACCTGGGCATATG ACCCAGGCTGTGTCGGATGGAG AGCTGAACATGTCCAAGTTGTCAGGCAGAGGCAGCAGCCACAGCCTCGGCACCTCGGCAGTCCAGAGCAGTGACGGTGCTGCCAGCCAAGTGGTCAGCTGGGCCGTGGGCTTTGAGAAGCTCCTGGAGGACCCGACGGGGGTTCAGTACTTCACG GCTTTTCTGAAGTCCGAAGTGAGTGCAGAGAACATCCTGTTTTGGCAAGCCTGCGAGAAGTTCCGGCTCATCCCACAGAGCCAGGAGGATGAG CTGAAGAAGGAAGCCCGTTTGATCTACGACACCTATCTCACAGACACTTCCTTTCATGCCGTCAACATCGATGACACGGCCCGCGTAGACGAGGGTGACCTGGAACGCCCAACAACGGCCATGTTTCAGAAAGCCCAAGACCAG ATCTTTAAGCTGATGAAGATGGACAGCTACGCACGCTTCGTCCGCTCGCCACTCTACCAGGGCTGCATGCTGGCCTGCGTTGAGGGGAGAGCGCTGCCCTCATTGGGCAACGGCAAGGGATCCCGAGAGTGCATCACGCCAACCAGCAACAGGACGAAG GAATTGGACATGCGACTGACCTCCTCGGACAGTAAGGCCaacaggaggaagaggctgGAGAAAAGAGGATCATGGGGAG CAGATGTAACCTTCCAACGTGTTGCCCTAAACCGGAACGAGTCCCAGATCTCGGTGAAGTCGACCAGTAGTGTAGAGCTGGGTTACATGCACTGTAGATCTGAG AATGGGCGAGCCAGTTTGTGGGATGCGGACCTGATCGCGAGTGGTGGCTCCCGTGCGGGGCGGCCAGAGAAGTACTGCTACGTCCACCTCCCAGATGGCACGGGGAGCCTGGTGCCCACCAAACCAGGGTACCCACTACGGGATATGCTGGGCGGACTCTGTGACAAACGGGGTTTCCCTCTCAAAGATGTAATCATCTACCTGCACGGCAAGGACAAG CAACCCTTGTCACTGGAACAGGACAGCTTGGTGCTGAGCGATCAGCAGGTGTCTCTGGAAGTCCGGGTGACGCTTGC GGTAGAGGTGAAGTCCACTGGTAAAACTGTGGGTATCGTTGTCAAGTCCAGCAAGACCTTGCGGGATGCTCTTGCTACCCTGTTACAAAAGCATGATATACCCCCCCAGGATGCCCTCGTCaccatg AGTGGATCACAGAAGCCACTGAAGCTAAACATGAGTGTCTTCCGCCTGGCCAACAAGACGATATGTCTGGACCGAGTCAAAG GGAGCGTTGAAGGCCAGAGGGCTGCGCAGGCTACAGCTCCGAAAGGCTCCCCGAGGACCAGGAAGCCCTACGACATGGACG gtctgctggagctgctgtccCGTGCCCAGAGCAGCCGTGTGGAGGACCAGCGGGGCCTGCTGAGGGCCGAGCATCTGGAGCTGCCTCAGTTCCTGCAGCTCtctgaggaggagcagggggcCCAAGTAAATGGACCAGGGGgccagggggagggggaggacggTAAGGCGCCCAGTGAGAATGCAGTTTAG
- the rgs14a gene encoding regulator of G-protein signaling 14a isoform X3, protein MRMVALQGVSKLLPRLKLLYRKLGEYRPNTTCVRKRSTASDSLTQAVSDGELNMSKLSGRGSSHSLGTSAVQSSDGAASQVVSWAVGFEKLLEDPTGVQYFTAFLKSEVSAENILFWQACEKFRLIPQSQEDELKKEARLIYDTYLTDTSFHAVNIDDTARVDEGDLERPTTAMFQKAQDQIFKLMKMDSYARFVRSPLYQGCMLACVEGRALPSLGNGKGSRECITPTSNRTKELDMRLTSSDSKANRRKRLEKRGSWGADVTFQRVALNRNESQISVKSTSSVELGYMHCRSENGRASLWDADLIASGGSRAGRPEKYCYVHLPDGTGSLVPTKPGYPLRDMLGGLCDKRGFPLKDVIIYLHGKDKQPLSLEQDSLVLSDQQVSLEVRVTLAVEVKSTGKTVGIVVKSSKTLRDALATLLQKHDIPPQDALVTMSGSQKPLKLNMSVFRLANKTICLDRVKGSVEGQRAAQATAPKGSPRTRKPYDMDGLLELLSRAQSSRVEDQRGLLRAEHLELPQFLQLSEEEQGAQVNGPGGQGEGEDGKAPSENAV, encoded by the exons ATGAG AATGGTTGCTCTGCAAGGCGTCAGCAAACTCTTACCTCGCTTGAAACTACTGTACCGAAAACTTGGTGAATACAGACCAAACACTACTTGTGTCCGAAAAAGATCCACAGCTTCTGACTCTTTG ACCCAGGCTGTGTCGGATGGAG AGCTGAACATGTCCAAGTTGTCAGGCAGAGGCAGCAGCCACAGCCTCGGCACCTCGGCAGTCCAGAGCAGTGACGGTGCTGCCAGCCAAGTGGTCAGCTGGGCCGTGGGCTTTGAGAAGCTCCTGGAGGACCCGACGGGGGTTCAGTACTTCACG GCTTTTCTGAAGTCCGAAGTGAGTGCAGAGAACATCCTGTTTTGGCAAGCCTGCGAGAAGTTCCGGCTCATCCCACAGAGCCAGGAGGATGAG CTGAAGAAGGAAGCCCGTTTGATCTACGACACCTATCTCACAGACACTTCCTTTCATGCCGTCAACATCGATGACACGGCCCGCGTAGACGAGGGTGACCTGGAACGCCCAACAACGGCCATGTTTCAGAAAGCCCAAGACCAG ATCTTTAAGCTGATGAAGATGGACAGCTACGCACGCTTCGTCCGCTCGCCACTCTACCAGGGCTGCATGCTGGCCTGCGTTGAGGGGAGAGCGCTGCCCTCATTGGGCAACGGCAAGGGATCCCGAGAGTGCATCACGCCAACCAGCAACAGGACGAAG GAATTGGACATGCGACTGACCTCCTCGGACAGTAAGGCCaacaggaggaagaggctgGAGAAAAGAGGATCATGGGGAG CAGATGTAACCTTCCAACGTGTTGCCCTAAACCGGAACGAGTCCCAGATCTCGGTGAAGTCGACCAGTAGTGTAGAGCTGGGTTACATGCACTGTAGATCTGAG AATGGGCGAGCCAGTTTGTGGGATGCGGACCTGATCGCGAGTGGTGGCTCCCGTGCGGGGCGGCCAGAGAAGTACTGCTACGTCCACCTCCCAGATGGCACGGGGAGCCTGGTGCCCACCAAACCAGGGTACCCACTACGGGATATGCTGGGCGGACTCTGTGACAAACGGGGTTTCCCTCTCAAAGATGTAATCATCTACCTGCACGGCAAGGACAAG CAACCCTTGTCACTGGAACAGGACAGCTTGGTGCTGAGCGATCAGCAGGTGTCTCTGGAAGTCCGGGTGACGCTTGC GGTAGAGGTGAAGTCCACTGGTAAAACTGTGGGTATCGTTGTCAAGTCCAGCAAGACCTTGCGGGATGCTCTTGCTACCCTGTTACAAAAGCATGATATACCCCCCCAGGATGCCCTCGTCaccatg AGTGGATCACAGAAGCCACTGAAGCTAAACATGAGTGTCTTCCGCCTGGCCAACAAGACGATATGTCTGGACCGAGTCAAAG GGAGCGTTGAAGGCCAGAGGGCTGCGCAGGCTACAGCTCCGAAAGGCTCCCCGAGGACCAGGAAGCCCTACGACATGGACG gtctgctggagctgctgtccCGTGCCCAGAGCAGCCGTGTGGAGGACCAGCGGGGCCTGCTGAGGGCCGAGCATCTGGAGCTGCCTCAGTTCCTGCAGCTCtctgaggaggagcagggggcCCAAGTAAATGGACCAGGGGgccagggggagggggaggacggTAAGGCGCCCAGTGAGAATGCAGTTTAG
- the LOC134095145 gene encoding profilin-3-like isoform X1, which produces MWNLPDTRTKDLSVSANLGMSNWADYIKAVLKDKLTEDAALVGFYNKAVLASKPGGFMAAISPPELEALMGRDRRNLLETGATVGGRRVLVIRDGMMGSETELRFADLRTKGADGMAITVVKTHKIMVFLMGKRGVPAGFIHKKACAIASYLKDNGV; this is translated from the exons ATGTGGAATCTGCCTGATACAAGAACAAAAGATCTATCTGTCTCAGCTAATCT TGGGATGTCAAACTGGGCAGATTATATCAAAGCAGTGCTGAAGGACAAGCTGACAGAGGATGCAGCTTTGGTTGGTTTTTACAACAAAGCAGTGTTGGCCTCCAAGCCAGGAGGCTTCATGGCAGCCATCTCCCCCCCAGAGCTGGAGGCCCTGATGGGCAGAGATCGAAGGAATCTGCTGGAGACGGGAGCTACCGTCGGTGGACGGAGGGTCCTGGTCATCCGAGATGGCATGATGGGCAGCGAGACGGAACTTCGTTTTGCGGACCTTCGAACGAAAGGCGCTGATGGGATGGCCATCACAGTGGTGAAGACGCACAAGATTATGGTGTTCCTGATGGGGAAGCGGGGGGTGCCTGCTGGATTCATACACAAGAAGGCCTGTGCTATTGCATCCTATCTAAAGGACAACGGGGTATGA
- the LOC134095733 gene encoding ADP-ribosylation factor-like protein 3 — protein MPLYHGIVPVQMTKRSKWANKSIVYLGESIGFFNMLFIQTNLASFQGLLSVLQKLKGSSEQELRIVLLGLDNAGKTTLLKSLASEDVSTITPTQGFNIKSVASHGMKLNVWDIGGQRKIRTFWKKYLENTDLLIYVIDSADKKRFEETGLELAELIDEENLKGVPVLIFANKQDLATASPASEIAEGLNLHTYRDRVWQIQACSAVSGEGVQDGMNWICNNLVNRKK, from the exons ATGCCCCTTTATCATGGAATTGTTCCTGTGCAAATGACCAAACGATCCAAATGGGcaaataaatcaatagtttaTTTAGGAGAAAGTATAGGATTTTTTAACATGTTATTTATCCAGACAAATCTCGCTTCTTTCCAGGGCTTGCTCTCAGTTCTCCAGAAACTGAAGGGCAGCTCAGAGCAGGAGCTGAGGATAGTTCTTCTGGGTTTGGACAATGCTGGCAAGACCACCTTACTCAAGAGTCTCGCATCTGAGGACGTCAGTACCATAACACCCACGCAG GGTTTCAACATAAAGAGTGTGGCCTCTCACGGAATGAAACTCAATGTCTGGGACATTGGAGGGCAAAGAAAAATCAGAACCTTCTGGAAAAAATACCTGGAGAATACAGATTTACTG ATCTACGTCATAGATAGCGCTGACAAAAAGCGATTTGAGGAGACAGGACTG GAGCTAGCCGAGCTGATTGATGAGGAGAACCTGAAAGGAGTTCCAGTACTTATCTTTGCCAACAAGCAGGACTTGGCTACTGCATCCCCTGCCAGTGAGATAGCCGAGGGGCTGAACCTGCACACGTACAGGGACCGGGTCTGGCAGATCCAGGCCTGCTCGGCTGTGTCTGGAGAAGGAGTGCAG GATGGCATGAATTGGATCTGTAATAACCTTGTCAATCGGAAAAAATGA
- the LOC134096038 gene encoding uncharacterized protein LOC134096038: protein MLVMDICHYIISSMSLLGLVAMTEDCMPLTCMNCNSTQNGSVDKDCSDMCKNNTCISGVMPNSTCIKDFSLWLNASAEEIDEGEDFTVSCEHNLTLDNIKEFIWLQDNVTVPCKNTSKVNINDKFPCKKASQLTLDDQFQNFNITCKIYSQCGNFTSNTLTIQVKADGLLILVICGVTAVALLLIFTLGMKLLLKRDIAQSKTRRRQNNTMGQTTTTTTSE, encoded by the exons ATGCTTGTCATGGACATCTGTCATTATATCATTAGCAGTATGTCACTGCTGG GGCTGGTTGCAATGACAGAGGATTGCATGCCATTGACATGTATGAACTGTAACAGCACCCAAAATGGCAGCGTAGACA AAGATTGCAGTGATATGTGTAAAAACAACACATGCATCAGCG gaGTAATGCCTAATTCAACCTGCATAAAAG ATTTTTCACTGTGGCTGAATGCCTCGGCTGAAGAGATCGACGAGGGGGAGGACTTCACAGTCAGCTGTGAGCATAACCTCACTCTAGACAACATCAAGGAATTTATTTGGCTCCAGGACAATGTAACTGTACCTTGTAAAAACACAAGCAAGGTGAACATTAATGACAAGTTTCCATGTAAAAAAGCAAGCCAGCTGACCCTTGATGACCAATTCCAGAATTTCAACATCACCTGCAAAATATATAGTCAATGTGGTAACTTCACCTCAAACACCCTGACGATCCAAGTTAAAG CTGACGGCTTATTGATCCTGGTGATTTGTGGAGTGACAGCTGTTGCCCTTCTACTCATTTTCACTTTGGGCATGAAGCTCCTTCTCAAGAGGGATATTG CTCAGAGCAAGACCAGAAGGAGGCAAAACAACACCATGGGCCAAACAACAACTACTACCACGTCTGAAT AA